In Pseudomonas sp. ADAK18, a single window of DNA contains:
- a CDS encoding ClpXP protease specificity-enhancing factor, with protein sequence MNSSRPYLVRALYEWIVDNDCTPHMLVNSEFPAVQVPQGFASDGQIVLNVSPSAVRHLHMDNEAVSFEGRFGGVPHTLYVPIGAILGIYARENGQGMVFDLESPLEDDDAIELEDDNDVPPPDSEPPRPSGRPSLKVVK encoded by the coding sequence ATGAACTCCAGTCGACCTTATCTGGTCCGCGCGCTCTATGAGTGGATTGTGGACAACGATTGCACCCCGCACATGCTGGTCAATTCCGAGTTTCCTGCTGTGCAGGTACCACAAGGTTTTGCCAGTGACGGACAGATCGTCCTGAACGTTTCGCCCAGTGCCGTGAGACACCTGCACATGGACAATGAAGCGGTCAGTTTCGAAGGGCGTTTCGGCGGTGTGCCGCATACGCTGTACGTGCCCATCGGCGCCATCCTGGGGATTTATGCCCGGGAGAACGGCCAGGGCATGGTGTTTGATCTGGAGTCGCCTCTTGAGGACGACGACGCGATCGAGCTCGAAGATGACAATGATGTGCCGCCGCCTGATTCCGAGCCGCCGCGTCCTAGCGGTCGTCCGAGTCTGAAAGTGGTGAAGTGA
- a CDS encoding glutathione S-transferase N-terminal domain-containing protein: MGVTNRLACYSDPADHYSHRVRIVLAEKGVSAEIISVEAGRHPPKLIEVNPYGSLPTLVDRDLALWESTVVMEYLDERYPHPPLLPVYPVARANSRLLIHRIQRDWCGLVDLILDSRSKEAARVQARKELRESLTGVSPLFADKPFFLSEEQSLVDCCLLPILWRLPILGIELPRPAKPLLDYMERQFAREAFQASLSGVERDMR, encoded by the coding sequence ATGGGCGTGACCAATCGGTTGGCCTGTTACTCCGACCCCGCCGACCACTATTCCCACCGAGTACGCATCGTGCTCGCAGAGAAGGGTGTCAGCGCAGAGATCATCAGTGTGGAGGCCGGTCGTCACCCGCCGAAACTGATCGAAGTGAACCCTTACGGCAGCTTGCCCACCCTGGTTGATCGTGACCTGGCGCTGTGGGAGTCAACCGTGGTGATGGAATATCTGGATGAGCGTTACCCGCATCCGCCTTTGTTGCCGGTGTATCCGGTGGCACGTGCCAACAGCCGTCTGCTGATCCATCGGATTCAGCGTGACTGGTGTGGCCTGGTCGATTTGATCCTGGATTCGCGCAGCAAAGAAGCGGCTCGCGTTCAGGCGCGCAAGGAATTGCGTGAGAGCCTGACGGGTGTTTCGCCGTTATTTGCCGACAAACCTTTTTTCCTCAGCGAGGAACAAAGTCTGGTGGATTGCTGCCTATTACCCATACTCTGGCGCTTGCCGATTCTGGGCATTGAACTGCCGCGGCCTGCCAAGCCGCTGCTTGATTACATGGAGCGCCAGTTTGCGCGTGAGGCTTTCCAGGCGAGTCTGTCTGGTGTCGAACGTGATATGCGCTAA
- a CDS encoding cytochrome c1 yields MKKLFVALILAALPILSFAAEHGPDLEKVDIDVSDKAAMQDGARTFANYCMGCHSAKFQRYERVADDLGIPHDVMLKNLVFTGAKIGDHMNIGMQPADAKTWFGAAPPDLTLVARVRGTDWLYGYLRSFYEDPSRPYGVNNKVFPNVGMPNVLVGLQGRQVVGCKQVQIVEDGKKQYDPLTGTPLTHEACDQLTIMPKTGALNEEQFDEKVKNLVTFLAYSANPVKLQHQRIGTYVLLYLAFFFVFAYLLKREYWKDVH; encoded by the coding sequence ATGAAAAAATTATTCGTTGCATTGATTCTTGCGGCCCTGCCGATACTGTCCTTCGCGGCCGAGCATGGCCCGGACCTGGAAAAAGTCGATATCGACGTATCTGACAAGGCTGCGATGCAAGATGGCGCACGTACGTTCGCCAACTACTGCATGGGCTGCCACAGCGCCAAGTTCCAGCGTTACGAGCGGGTTGCCGATGATTTGGGCATTCCCCATGACGTGATGCTCAAGAACCTGGTGTTCACCGGCGCCAAGATCGGAGACCACATGAACATCGGTATGCAACCTGCCGATGCCAAGACCTGGTTCGGGGCGGCACCGCCGGACCTGACCCTGGTGGCGCGCGTTCGTGGCACCGATTGGCTCTACGGCTACCTGAGATCCTTCTATGAAGACCCGTCGCGCCCGTACGGCGTGAACAACAAGGTGTTCCCGAATGTCGGTATGCCTAACGTTCTGGTCGGCCTGCAGGGTCGCCAAGTGGTAGGATGCAAGCAGGTTCAGATCGTTGAAGACGGCAAGAAGCAATATGACCCGTTGACCGGTACGCCGCTGACTCATGAAGCGTGCGATCAACTGACCATAATGCCAAAAACCGGTGCGTTGAACGAAGAGCAGTTTGATGAGAAGGTCAAGAACCTGGTGACCTTCCTGGCCTATTCGGCCAACCCAGTGAAGCTGCAGCATCAGCGCATTGGTACCTATGTGTTGCTGTACCTGGCCTTCTTCTTCGTGTTCGCATATTTACTCAAACGCGAATACTGGAAGGACGTGCATTGA
- a CDS encoding cytochrome bc complex cytochrome b subunit has product MSKFMDWVDARFPATKMWEDHLSKYYAPKNFNFFYFFGSLALLVLVNQIVTGVWLTMSYTPSAEEAFASVEGIMRDVNHGAILRLLHAVGASMFFIVVYLHMFRGLLYGSYQKPRELVWVFGMLIYLALMAEAFMGYLLPWGQMSYWGAQVIISLFGAIPVIGNDLTQWIRGDYLISGITLNRFFALHVVALPIVILGLVVLHVLALHEVGSNNPDGVDIKKHKDENGVPLDGIAFHPYYTVKDIVGVVVFLFIFCSIVFFFPEMGGYFLEKPNFEQANAFKTPEHIAPVWYFTPFYAILRAIPDKLMGVIAMGAAIAVLFVLPWLDRSPVKSMRYKGWMSKIWLWVFCISFVILGVLGVLAPTPERTLLSQVCTFLYFAYFILMPFYTRLEKTKPVPERVTG; this is encoded by the coding sequence ATGAGCAAGTTCATGGATTGGGTTGATGCACGCTTCCCCGCCACCAAGATGTGGGAAGACCATCTCAGCAAGTATTACGCCCCGAAGAACTTCAACTTCTTCTACTTCTTTGGCTCCCTGGCACTGCTGGTGCTGGTCAACCAGATCGTTACCGGTGTCTGGCTGACCATGAGCTACACCCCGTCGGCGGAAGAGGCCTTTGCGTCCGTCGAAGGCATCATGCGCGACGTCAATCATGGCGCTATCTTGCGTCTGCTTCATGCCGTGGGCGCTTCGATGTTCTTCATCGTGGTCTATCTGCACATGTTCCGTGGCTTACTCTACGGTTCGTACCAGAAGCCTCGCGAGCTGGTGTGGGTGTTCGGCATGCTGATCTACCTGGCGCTGATGGCTGAGGCCTTCATGGGCTACCTGCTGCCGTGGGGCCAGATGTCCTACTGGGGCGCCCAGGTGATCATCTCGCTGTTCGGTGCGATCCCTGTCATCGGCAACGACCTGACCCAGTGGATTCGTGGTGACTACCTGATTTCCGGTATTACCCTGAACCGCTTCTTCGCCTTGCACGTGGTGGCCTTGCCGATCGTGATTCTCGGCCTGGTGGTGTTGCACGTCCTGGCGCTGCACGAAGTCGGCTCCAACAACCCGGACGGCGTGGACATCAAGAAGCACAAGGACGAGAACGGCGTACCGCTGGATGGCATTGCCTTCCACCCGTACTACACCGTGAAAGATATCGTCGGCGTGGTGGTGTTCCTGTTCATCTTTTGCTCGATCGTGTTCTTTTTCCCGGAGATGGGCGGTTATTTCCTCGAGAAGCCGAACTTCGAACAAGCGAACGCCTTCAAGACCCCGGAACACATTGCCCCGGTCTGGTACTTCACTCCGTTCTACGCCATTTTGCGGGCGATTCCCGACAAACTCATGGGCGTTATCGCCATGGGCGCGGCCATCGCCGTGCTGTTCGTCCTGCCATGGCTCGACCGTAGTCCGGTCAAATCCATGCGCTACAAGGGCTGGATGAGCAAGATCTGGCTGTGGGTGTTCTGCATTTCGTTCGTGATCCTGGGCGTACTGGGCGTATTGGCGCCGACCCCTGAGCGTACGCTGCTGTCGCAGGTCTGCACGTTCCTGTACTTCGCCTACTTCATTCTGATGCCGTTCTACACCAGGCTCGAGAAGACCAAACCGGTTCCGGAAAGGGTGACTGGCTGA
- the petA gene encoding ubiquinol-cytochrome c reductase iron-sulfur subunit translates to MSNDGVNAGRRRFLVAATSVVGAAGAVGAAVPFVGSWFPSAKAKAAGAPVKVNVSKIDPGQQMIAEWRGQPVFIVRRTEEILGNLKKIEGQLSDPDSKNSDQPAYVDKEIRSIKPEILLLIGICTHLGCSPTFRPEVAPADLGKDWVGGYFCPCHGSHYDLAGRVYKSQPAPLNLPVPPHHYETDSVIVIGVDEGEKV, encoded by the coding sequence ATGAGCAATGACGGCGTGAATGCAGGCCGGCGTCGCTTCTTGGTAGCAGCCACATCCGTGGTGGGTGCTGCAGGAGCGGTGGGGGCTGCGGTCCCGTTCGTGGGGTCATGGTTTCCCAGTGCCAAGGCGAAAGCCGCAGGTGCACCGGTGAAGGTGAATGTCAGCAAGATCGATCCAGGCCAGCAAATGATTGCTGAATGGCGCGGTCAGCCAGTGTTCATCGTTCGTCGTACTGAGGAAATCCTGGGAAATTTGAAGAAGATCGAAGGCCAGTTGTCTGACCCCGACTCGAAGAATTCCGACCAACCCGCTTACGTCGATAAGGAAATTCGCTCGATCAAGCCAGAGATTCTGCTGCTGATCGGTATCTGCACCCACTTGGGTTGCTCTCCCACCTTCCGCCCGGAAGTGGCGCCCGCGGACTTGGGCAAGGACTGGGTCGGCGGCTACTTCTGCCCGTGCCACGGTTCCCACTACGACCTGGCCGGCCGCGTCTACAAGTCACAACCCGCGCCTTTGAACCTGCCAGTTCCGCCACATCACTACGAGACTGACAGTGTCATTGTCATTGGCGTCGACGAGGGGGAGAAAGTCTGA
- the rpsI gene encoding 30S ribosomal protein S9, with the protein MSATQNYGTGRRKTATARVFLRPGTGNISINNRTLENFFGRETARMVVRQPLELTETVEKFDIYVTVIGGGVSGQAGAIRHGITRALMQYDETLRGALRKAGFVTRDAREVERKKVGLRKARKRPQYSKR; encoded by the coding sequence ATGTCGGCGACTCAAAATTACGGCACTGGCCGTCGCAAAACCGCAACCGCACGCGTTTTCCTGCGTCCGGGCACTGGTAACATCTCGATCAACAACCGCACTCTGGAAAACTTCTTCGGTCGCGAAACTGCCCGTATGGTAGTTCGTCAGCCGCTGGAATTGACCGAGACCGTTGAAAAGTTCGACATCTACGTCACCGTTATCGGTGGCGGTGTAAGTGGTCAAGCTGGCGCAATCCGCCACGGTATCACTCGCGCTCTGATGCAGTACGACGAAACCCTGCGTGGCGCTCTGCGCAAAGCTGGCTTCGTTACTCGCGATGCTCGTGAAGTTGAACGTAAGAAAGTCGGTCTGCGTAAAGCGCGTAAGCGTCCGCAGTACTCGAAGCGTTAA
- the rplM gene encoding 50S ribosomal protein L13, with amino-acid sequence MTTFTAKPETVQRDWFVVDAAGQTLGRLATEVASRLRGKHKPEYTPHVDTGDYIVIINAEQVRVTGNKAQDKMYYRHSGFPGGIKSSNFEGLISKKPEAPIEIAVKGMLPKGPLGRDMFRKLKVYAGAAHPHAAQQPQELKF; translated from the coding sequence ATGACAACTTTTACTGCAAAACCGGAAACAGTTCAGCGCGACTGGTTTGTCGTCGATGCCGCTGGTCAGACCCTGGGTCGTCTGGCCACTGAAGTCGCCAGCCGTCTGCGTGGCAAGCACAAGCCTGAATACACCCCTCACGTTGACACCGGTGACTACATCGTGATCATCAACGCTGAGCAGGTACGTGTTACCGGCAACAAAGCGCAAGACAAAATGTACTACCGTCACTCCGGTTTCCCAGGCGGTATCAAGTCTTCGAACTTCGAAGGCCTGATTTCCAAGAAGCCTGAAGCCCCGATCGAAATCGCGGTCAAAGGTATGCTGCCTAAGGGCCCACTGGGTCGCGATATGTTTCGCAAGCTGAAAGTCTATGCGGGCGCTGCTCACCCTCATGCTGCTCAGCAGCCCCAAGAACTGAAGTTTTAA
- a CDS encoding NADP(H)-dependent aldo-keto reductase, which produces MDYRQLGRTDLNVSAIALGTMTWGEQNSEAEAFAQIERAKAAGINFLDTAEMYPVPPKADTYATTERYIGNYFKSRGDRADWILASKIAGPGNTIDYIRDGNLKHNRKHIVDALDASLKRLQTDWIDLYQLHWPERSTNFFGQLAYKHKAEENLTPLEETLEALDEQVKAGKIRHIGLSNETPWGTMKFLALAEARGWTRAVSIQNPYNLLNRSFEVGLAEIAIREQCGLLAYSPLAFGMLSGKYEGGARPAKGRLSLYSRFSRYFNAQSEAACSRYVALAREHGLDPAQMALAFVTQQSFVTSNIIGATTLEQLDSNIASADLKLSDEVLAGIEEIQKDHPNPAP; this is translated from the coding sequence ATGGATTATCGACAACTGGGCCGGACCGATCTGAACGTGAGTGCGATAGCCTTGGGGACCATGACCTGGGGCGAGCAGAACAGCGAGGCAGAGGCCTTCGCACAGATCGAACGGGCCAAGGCCGCGGGGATCAATTTCCTCGACACGGCAGAAATGTACCCGGTGCCACCCAAGGCAGATACCTACGCCACCACCGAGCGTTATATCGGTAACTACTTCAAAAGCCGCGGCGACCGTGCCGACTGGATCCTCGCCAGCAAGATCGCCGGCCCCGGCAACACCATCGACTACATCCGCGATGGCAACCTCAAGCACAACCGCAAACACATCGTCGACGCCCTGGACGCCAGCCTCAAGCGCCTGCAAACCGATTGGATCGACCTCTACCAACTGCATTGGCCGGAGCGCAGCACCAACTTCTTCGGACAATTGGCCTACAAACACAAGGCCGAAGAAAACCTGACGCCGCTGGAGGAAACCCTCGAAGCCCTGGACGAACAGGTCAAGGCCGGCAAGATTCGCCATATTGGCCTGTCCAACGAAACCCCATGGGGCACCATGAAGTTCCTGGCCCTGGCCGAAGCCCGTGGCTGGACCCGCGCGGTGTCGATCCAGAACCCCTACAACCTGCTCAACCGCAGCTTTGAAGTGGGCCTGGCGGAAATCGCCATTCGCGAGCAGTGTGGGCTACTGGCCTATTCGCCATTGGCGTTCGGCATGCTGAGTGGCAAATACGAAGGGGGCGCACGTCCGGCAAAAGGTCGCCTGAGCCTCTACAGCCGCTTCAGCCGCTACTTCAACGCACAATCGGAAGCCGCATGCAGCCGTTACGTGGCCTTGGCGCGTGAGCACGGCCTGGACCCGGCGCAGATGGCGCTGGCCTTTGTGACGCAGCAGTCCTTCGTGACCAGCAACATCATTGGTGCCACGACGCTGGAGCAACTGGACAGCAACATCGCCAGCGCCGACTTGAAACTGTCGGATGAAGTGCTGGCGGGGATCGAGGAGATTCAGAAGGATCACCCAAACCCTGCGCCTTGA
- a CDS encoding acyl-CoA dehydrogenase family protein, with translation MIPRTLFSSEHELFRQSVRTFLEKDAAPFHGQWEKQGHIDRNLWNKAGEAGMLCSHLPEEYGGLGADFLYSAVVIEEISRLGLTGIGFSLHSDIVAPYILHYGSEALKQKYLPKLISGEMVTAIAMTEPGAGSDLQGVKTTAVLDGDEYVINGSKTFITNGFLADLVIVVAKTDPKAGAKGTSLFLVEANTPGFDKGKRLEKVGMKAQDTSELFFQDVRVPKENLLGQAGMGFAYLMQELPQERLTVAIGALASAEAALQWTLEYTRERKAFGKPIADFQNTRFKLAEIATEAQIGRVFVDKCLEQHLEGKLDVPTAAMAKYWTTDLQCKVLDECVQLHGGYGYMWEYPIARAWADARVQRIYAGTNEIMKEIIARAL, from the coding sequence ATGATTCCCAGAACCTTGTTCAGCTCGGAGCACGAACTCTTCCGTCAGAGCGTGCGCACCTTCCTCGAAAAAGACGCTGCGCCGTTCCACGGGCAATGGGAAAAACAGGGGCATATTGATCGCAACCTGTGGAACAAGGCGGGGGAGGCGGGAATGCTCTGTTCTCACCTGCCGGAAGAATATGGTGGCTTGGGGGCGGACTTTCTCTATAGCGCGGTGGTGATCGAGGAGATCAGTCGGCTGGGGTTGACCGGGATCGGTTTCTCCCTGCATTCGGACATCGTGGCGCCGTACATCCTGCATTACGGCAGCGAAGCGCTGAAGCAGAAGTACCTGCCCAAACTGATCTCCGGGGAGATGGTCACGGCCATCGCCATGACCGAGCCGGGTGCCGGCTCCGACCTGCAGGGGGTGAAGACCACCGCCGTGCTGGACGGCGATGAATATGTGATCAACGGTTCGAAGACTTTTATTACCAATGGCTTCCTCGCAGACTTGGTCATCGTTGTGGCCAAGACCGATCCGAAGGCTGGCGCGAAGGGCACCAGCTTGTTCCTGGTGGAGGCGAATACACCAGGCTTCGACAAGGGCAAGCGCTTGGAAAAGGTCGGGATGAAGGCCCAGGACACCTCGGAGCTGTTTTTTCAGGATGTACGGGTGCCCAAGGAAAATCTGCTGGGGCAGGCGGGGATGGGCTTCGCCTATTTGATGCAGGAATTGCCCCAGGAGCGCTTGACCGTGGCAATTGGCGCCTTGGCATCAGCGGAAGCGGCATTGCAATGGACCCTGGAATACACCCGCGAGCGCAAAGCGTTTGGCAAGCCGATTGCCGATTTCCAGAACACCCGCTTCAAGTTGGCGGAGATTGCAACAGAGGCGCAGATCGGCCGGGTGTTTGTCGACAAGTGCCTGGAGCAGCACCTGGAAGGCAAGCTGGACGTGCCTACGGCGGCGATGGCCAAGTACTGGACCACTGACCTGCAATGCAAGGTGCTCGACGAGTGCGTGCAGCTGCACGGCGGTTATGGCTACATGTGGGAATACCCGATTGCCCGGGCCTGGGCGGATGCGCGGGTGCAGCGCATTTATGCGGGGACCAATGAAATCATGAAGGAGATTATTGCGCGGGCGCTTTGA
- a CDS encoding GlxA family transcriptional regulator yields MQAKDFFHLASLRYGKQLGQGLTPAFETRLVSPDGQSVRSFSDVIMPVDGGLENADIIVLPAFWDDFDSLCGRYPQILPWLREQHARGAVLCGEATGVFWLAEAGLLDGKEATTYWRFFNAFSERFPKVQLNQDKHLTDADNLYCAGGTTSACDLYIYLIERFCGANIAQAVARDILYEVQRSYAPGRIGFGGQKLHQDVIILQIQHWLEEHFADKFRFEDVAREHGMSIRNFMRRFQTATGDKPLHYLQRLRIETAKGLLSGSRKSIKTISYEVGYDDASFFARLFRQHTELSPNQYRQQFQQAA; encoded by the coding sequence ATGCAAGCCAAGGATTTCTTCCACCTCGCCAGCCTGCGCTATGGCAAACAGCTGGGCCAGGGCCTTACTCCCGCATTCGAAACCCGCCTGGTCAGCCCTGATGGGCAATCGGTGCGCAGCTTCAGCGATGTGATCATGCCGGTGGACGGCGGGCTGGAAAATGCCGACATTATTGTCCTGCCGGCGTTCTGGGACGACTTTGACTCCCTGTGCGGCCGTTATCCGCAGATCCTGCCTTGGCTACGGGAGCAACACGCCCGTGGCGCCGTGCTCTGCGGCGAAGCCACCGGGGTATTCTGGCTCGCTGAAGCGGGACTGTTGGACGGCAAGGAGGCGACCACCTATTGGCGCTTCTTCAACGCGTTCAGCGAGCGGTTCCCCAAGGTACAACTCAATCAGGACAAGCACCTGACCGACGCCGACAACCTGTACTGCGCCGGCGGTACCACCTCGGCCTGCGACCTCTACATCTATTTGATCGAACGCTTCTGCGGCGCCAACATCGCCCAGGCCGTGGCGCGCGACATTCTTTATGAAGTGCAACGCAGCTACGCCCCCGGTCGCATCGGCTTCGGCGGCCAGAAACTGCACCAGGACGTGATCATCCTGCAGATCCAGCACTGGCTCGAAGAACACTTCGCCGACAAGTTCCGCTTCGAAGACGTCGCCCGGGAACACGGCATGAGCATCCGCAACTTCATGCGCCGCTTCCAGACCGCCACCGGCGACAAGCCCCTGCACTATCTACAACGCCTGCGCATCGAAACCGCCAAGGGCTTGCTTTCGGGCAGTCGCAAAAGCATCAAGACCATCAGTTATGAGGTGGGCTATGACGATGCGAGCTTCTTTGCGCGGTTGTTCAGGCAGCACACCGAGCTGTCGCCGAACCAGTACCGCCAGCAGTTTCAGCAAGCCGCCTAA
- the zapE gene encoding cell division protein ZapE → MTPLERYQADLKRPEFFHDAAQETAVRHLQRLYDDLVQASQNKPGMFSKLFGKKDQAPVKGLYFWGGVGRGKTYLVDTFFEALPFKEKVRTHFHRFMKRVHEEMKTLPGEKNPLTIIAKRFSDEARVICFDEFFVSDITDAMILGTLMEELFKNGVTLVATSNIVPDGLYKDGLQRARFLPAIALIKQNTDIVNVDSGVDYRLRHLEQAELFHFPLDEAAQESLRKSFRALTPECTQAVENDKLIIENREIIALRTCDDVAWFDFRELCDGPRSQNDYIELGKIFHAVILSGVEQMTVTTDDIARRFINMVDEFYDRNVKLIISAEVELKDLYTGGRLNFEFQRTLSRLLEMQSHEFLSRAHKP, encoded by the coding sequence ATGACGCCCCTAGAACGATATCAAGCTGATCTGAAGCGCCCCGAATTCTTCCATGACGCCGCCCAGGAAACTGCGGTGCGTCATTTGCAGCGCCTGTACGACGATCTGGTCCAGGCCTCGCAGAACAAGCCGGGGATGTTCAGCAAACTGTTTGGCAAGAAAGACCAAGCGCCGGTCAAGGGCCTGTATTTCTGGGGTGGCGTGGGCCGGGGCAAGACTTACCTGGTGGACACGTTCTTCGAAGCGCTGCCGTTCAAGGAAAAGGTCCGCACTCACTTCCACCGCTTCATGAAGCGTGTGCATGAAGAGATGAAGACCCTTCCCGGCGAGAAAAACCCGCTGACCATCATTGCCAAGCGTTTCTCCGATGAGGCGCGGGTGATCTGTTTCGATGAGTTTTTCGTCTCTGACATCACCGACGCCATGATCCTCGGCACGCTGATGGAAGAACTGTTCAAGAACGGTGTGACCCTGGTCGCTACCTCGAACATCGTGCCGGACGGCCTGTATAAGGACGGCCTGCAGCGGGCGCGCTTCCTGCCGGCTATCGCCTTGATCAAGCAGAACACTGACATCGTCAACGTCGACAGTGGCGTCGACTACCGCCTGCGTCACCTCGAACAAGCGGAGTTGTTCCACTTCCCGCTCGACGAAGCCGCTCAGGAAAGCCTGCGCAAAAGCTTCCGCGCCCTGACGCCGGAATGCACCCAGGCCGTGGAAAACGATAAGTTGATTATTGAAAACCGCGAAATCATCGCCCTGCGCACTTGCGACGATGTGGCCTGGTTCGACTTCCGCGAACTGTGCGACGGCCCCCGCAGCCAGAACGACTACATCGAGCTGGGCAAGATCTTCCACGCTGTTATCTTGAGCGGCGTCGAGCAAATGACCGTCACCACCGACGACATCGCCCGACGCTTTATCAACATGGTCGATGAGTTCTACGACCGTAACGTCAAGCTGATCATTTCGGCCGAAGTTGAACTCAAGGACCTCTACACCGGCGGTCGCTTGAACTTCGAGTTCCAACGGACCTTGAGCCGCTTGCTGGAAATGCAATCCCACGAGTTCCTGTCGCGGGCGCATAAGCCGTAA
- a CDS encoding tryptophan--tRNA ligase: MTTRTRILTGITTTGTPHLGNYAGAIRPAILASQDANADSFYFLADYHALIKCDDPQRIQRSRMEIAATWLAGGLDVNRVTFYRQSDIPEIPELTWLLTCVAAKGLLNRAHAYKASVDKNLENGEDPDAGITMGLYSYPVLMAADILMFNAHKVPVGRDQIQHVEMARDIGQRFNHLFGNGKEFFTMPEALIEESVATLPGLDGRKMSKSYDNTIPLFTSAKDMKDAISRIVTDSRAPGEAKDPDNSHLFTLFQAFATKAQEEEFRGELLQGLGWGEAKNRLFQLLDGQLGEARERYHQLMSRPSDMEDLLLIGAKKARAVAAPFLSELREAVGLRSFVNQTTVAASTKKKAAKAARFVSFREDDGSFRFRLLAAEGEQLLLSRNFADGKAAGAVTKQLQSGQDLDVRSEALSFSVWLEGAAVADSPSFADSASRDAAIEALRVALTPIED; encoded by the coding sequence ATGACGACTCGTACCCGTATCCTCACCGGCATCACCACCACCGGCACGCCGCACCTGGGCAACTACGCGGGCGCCATCCGCCCGGCGATCCTTGCCAGCCAGGACGCCAACGCCGACTCCTTCTACTTCCTGGCCGACTACCACGCCCTGATCAAATGCGATGACCCGCAGCGCATCCAGCGCTCGCGTATGGAAATCGCCGCGACCTGGCTGGCCGGTGGCCTGGATGTGAACCGGGTGACCTTCTACCGCCAGTCCGACATCCCGGAAATCCCCGAGCTGACCTGGCTGCTGACCTGTGTGGCGGCCAAGGGCCTGCTCAACCGCGCCCACGCCTACAAGGCCTCGGTGGACAAGAACCTGGAAAATGGCGAAGACCCGGATGCGGGCATCACCATGGGCCTGTACAGCTACCCGGTGCTGATGGCCGCGGACATCCTGATGTTCAACGCCCACAAAGTGCCGGTCGGTCGTGACCAGATCCAGCACGTGGAAATGGCTCGGGACATCGGCCAGCGCTTCAATCATCTGTTCGGCAACGGTAAAGAATTCTTCACCATGCCTGAGGCGCTGATCGAAGAAAGCGTCGCCACCTTACCGGGCCTGGATGGCCGCAAGATGTCGAAGAGCTACGACAACACCATCCCGTTGTTCACCAGCGCCAAAGACATGAAAGATGCCATCTCGCGGATCGTCACCGACTCCCGCGCGCCAGGCGAGGCAAAAGATCCGGACAACTCCCACCTGTTCACCTTGTTCCAGGCGTTTGCCACCAAGGCTCAGGAAGAGGAATTCCGTGGCGAACTGCTGCAAGGCCTGGGCTGGGGCGAGGCGAAGAACCGTCTGTTCCAGCTGTTGGACGGCCAACTGGGCGAAGCCCGCGAGCGTTATCACCAGTTGATGTCGCGCCCTTCGGACATGGAAGATCTGCTGTTGATCGGTGCCAAGAAAGCCCGTGCCGTGGCCGCTCCGTTCCTCAGCGAACTGCGTGAAGCAGTTGGCCTGCGTTCGTTTGTCAACCAGACCACGGTTGCCGCCAGCACCAAGAAGAAGGCTGCGAAAGCCGCGCGCTTCGTCAGTTTCCGCGAAGATGACGGTAGCTTCCGCTTCCGCCTGTTGGCAGCCGAAGGTGAGCAACTGCTGCTGTCGCGCAACTTTGCCGATGGTAAAGCGGCGGGTGCCGTGACCAAACAACTGCAGTCGGGTCAGGACTTGGACGTACGCAGCGAAGCATTGAGCTTCAGCGTCTGGCTGGAAGGTGCGGCCGTGGCCGACAGTCCGTCCTTCGCCGACAGCGCATCGCGCGATGCCGCCATCGAGGCGTTGCGCGTAGCGCTGACGCCAATCGAGGATTAA